The proteins below are encoded in one region of Streptomyces marianii:
- a CDS encoding DUF1707 and FHA domain-containing protein: protein MTSSFEFQTYPARPSDAERERVLGVLREGAVQGRLSHDTFVRRMELALAARGPDELRALTADLRPEGRRLSEKLFGAVGRISAFSMRLGRAWRAERLPPLLLPEPGPYPLRIGRDPSNGLRLSHETVSRLHAELVLRGGLWVLRDLGSTNGTTVNGRRVTGAVVVRAGDMVGFGHMSFRLDAR from the coding sequence GTGACGTCCTCCTTCGAGTTCCAGACGTATCCCGCGCGGCCCTCCGACGCCGAGCGGGAGCGCGTCCTCGGAGTGCTCCGGGAGGGCGCCGTCCAGGGCCGGTTGTCGCACGACACGTTCGTGCGGCGCATGGAGCTCGCCCTGGCCGCCCGCGGACCCGACGAACTCCGCGCGCTCACCGCGGACCTGCGGCCCGAAGGCCGCCGGCTGTCCGAGAAGCTGTTCGGCGCGGTGGGGAGGATCTCGGCGTTCTCGATGAGGCTCGGCCGCGCCTGGCGGGCGGAGCGGCTGCCTCCGCTGCTGCTGCCGGAGCCGGGTCCGTATCCGCTGCGGATAGGCCGTGACCCGTCGAACGGATTGCGGCTCAGCCATGAGACGGTGTCGCGGCTGCACGCCGAACTGGTGCTGCGCGGCGGACTGTGGGTCCTCCGCGACCTCGGTTCGACCAACGGCACGACCGTCAACGGCCGTCGTGTGACCGGTGCCGTGGTGGTCCGGGCCGGCGACATGGTCGGCTTCGGCCACATGAGCTTCCGCCTCGACGCGCGCTGA
- a CDS encoding alpha/beta hydrolase: MPTPAIRLVRFTGRLLLALAAFVMLVVVFLALIALTDGAGSGLAAWLPTLGVGAVLATWRSRRRTWPARLVPFLPVAVAAALTASVCIPTVPTTRRYPPALPFVTTQHWSLTTGSRVAVYHYPPAHPSPRHPTPLVYLNGGPVRGISVLDHRFLQLLARQGYDVYAYEQAGGGRSDLLPMGQYTISRPVRDLAAFIDRLNKGKVDILGFSSGGAVLTRALADPRVAARLHRAIIAEPGPMDGPTAHITGHKGRKSAHGLAPAPTGPRSTYVPRYAVAFGLMRLGLLSPDTGLIGQAEGDNAFTAADLGSDTASAYCARDAHRIPAEDTAQNFSFSPAASLRIQQTVKDSPSIAPKLRRSRTPRC; encoded by the coding sequence GTGCCCACGCCCGCCATACGTCTCGTCCGCTTCACCGGACGCTTACTGCTGGCCCTGGCCGCCTTCGTGATGCTGGTCGTCGTCTTTCTCGCGCTGATCGCCCTCACGGACGGGGCAGGCTCGGGGCTCGCCGCATGGTTGCCGACCCTTGGAGTCGGGGCTGTCCTCGCGACGTGGCGGAGCCGGCGCCGCACGTGGCCGGCGCGGCTCGTGCCGTTCCTGCCGGTGGCTGTCGCGGCGGCGCTGACGGCATCGGTCTGCATCCCGACCGTGCCGACGACCCGGCGGTACCCGCCCGCGCTACCCTTCGTGACCACGCAGCACTGGAGCCTGACCACGGGCAGCCGGGTCGCGGTGTACCACTACCCGCCCGCGCACCCCAGTCCCCGGCATCCCACCCCGCTCGTGTACCTCAACGGCGGACCGGTCCGTGGCATCTCGGTACTCGACCACCGGTTCCTGCAACTCCTGGCCCGCCAGGGCTACGACGTCTACGCCTACGAACAGGCCGGCGGCGGACGAAGCGACCTGCTCCCCATGGGCCAGTACACGATCTCCAGGCCGGTCCGCGACCTCGCCGCCTTCATCGACCGCCTGAACAAAGGCAAGGTCGACATCCTCGGCTTCTCCTCAGGCGGGGCCGTGCTCACCCGAGCCCTGGCCGACCCGCGCGTCGCCGCACGCCTGCACCGGGCGATCATCGCCGAGCCCGGCCCCATGGACGGCCCCACCGCACACATCACCGGGCACAAGGGCCGAAAATCCGCACACGGCCTCGCGCCGGCCCCGACCGGACCGCGATCGACATACGTCCCCCGGTACGCCGTGGCATTCGGCCTCATGCGGCTCGGACTCCTCAGCCCCGACACCGGACTGATCGGACAGGCGGAAGGCGACAACGCCTTCACCGCCGCAGACCTCGGCAGCGACACCGCATCCGCATACTGCGCGCGCGACGCGCACCGCATCCCCGCCGAGGACACCGCACAGAACTTCTCCTTCAGCCCCGCCGCCAGCCTCCGCATCCAGCAAACGGTCAAGGACTCACCCTCCATCGCCCCGAAACTGAGGCGCTCCCGGACCCCGCGATGCTGA
- a CDS encoding TetR/AcrR family transcriptional regulator has protein sequence MGRPRTNDQAVKERLVECATEMLATRPRESLTVRAVAAAAEASTTAVYSLFGGKDGLIGAVRDRAVAGLFQDLSTVQTSADPLADLYALAVAYRRWGRGHSHLYTVLFGGVQSFDPSGEVGASDPIRPLLAAIDRALAVSVLAGDATAIALSIWATLHGLVTLELAGALDAATAEAAFRSAVHATLRGWATPAVFRSLGETELAP, from the coding sequence GTGGGTAGGCCCAGAACAAACGATCAGGCCGTCAAAGAGCGGCTTGTGGAGTGCGCGACCGAGATGCTCGCCACCCGTCCACGGGAGTCGCTCACGGTCCGCGCCGTGGCCGCTGCTGCCGAGGCGTCGACGACGGCGGTGTACTCCCTGTTCGGTGGAAAGGACGGGCTGATCGGTGCGGTGCGCGACAGAGCCGTCGCTGGCCTGTTCCAGGACCTGTCGACGGTGCAGACCTCCGCGGACCCTCTAGCCGACCTCTACGCGCTGGCCGTCGCCTACCGTCGTTGGGGGCGCGGACACAGCCACCTGTACACGGTGCTGTTCGGTGGTGTGCAGTCCTTCGACCCGTCGGGGGAGGTCGGTGCCAGTGACCCGATCCGTCCGCTCCTCGCGGCAATCGATCGCGCGTTGGCGGTGTCTGTCCTCGCTGGCGACGCAACGGCGATCGCCCTGTCGATCTGGGCCACCCTGCACGGGCTCGTCACTCTTGAACTGGCTGGGGCTCTCGACGCCGCCACGGCCGAGGCCGCATTCCGATCGGCGGTTCACGCCACGTTGCGCGGGTGGGCGACCCCGGCGGTGTTCCGCAGCCTTGGCGAAACCGAACTCGCTCCTTGA
- a CDS encoding helix-turn-helix domain-containing protein codes for MGVRINPDQVHSREDLIKQLERLFAAGGWSFDRLANAAGLSSATIHSLIDGKTNIPRKKTLEKFVEACGEDPEPWLAALARIYQLAKPHTAQTRSRQSRAFWREFSKPNLTVVVGLHQLGRWEPSGLIGVGCAFALSELQQYFVRIGAPSPVITYGDRIKGAERRHPLILIGGPDSNGITDEVMQRLSSSLSLGFSRRSPHDVSLHDSQTDQIYAPELQPRGDEGTDYGLVVKTKNPFNPQVPVLVIAGSFGYGSWAAARHLTEATDEFAPLYASFECLLGTEVVDRTPQAINILALRKLDQAMTDDPLREDARYSDRRQAEVSHFSQAQGVARIRALIAGAGHEEKPPGS; via the coding sequence GTGGGGGTTCGGATCAATCCAGATCAAGTTCACAGTCGAGAGGATCTGATCAAACAGCTGGAACGGCTGTTTGCTGCCGGCGGGTGGAGCTTCGACCGCCTGGCCAACGCGGCTGGCCTCAGCAGCGCGACGATTCACAGCCTGATCGACGGTAAGACCAATATCCCGAGAAAGAAGACGCTTGAAAAATTTGTTGAGGCGTGCGGAGAGGATCCGGAGCCTTGGCTAGCCGCGCTGGCCCGGATTTACCAATTAGCCAAGCCACATACCGCCCAAACGAGAAGTCGTCAATCCCGGGCGTTCTGGCGTGAGTTCAGCAAGCCCAACCTCACAGTGGTGGTCGGCTTGCATCAGCTCGGCCGTTGGGAGCCTTCCGGCCTCATCGGAGTCGGCTGTGCTTTTGCTCTTTCCGAGCTCCAACAATACTTTGTTCGTATCGGCGCACCATCTCCTGTTATCACATACGGTGATCGAATCAAAGGCGCAGAAAGACGCCACCCCCTCATCTTGATCGGAGGGCCAGACAGCAACGGCATCACGGATGAAGTCATGCAACGGCTGTCAAGCTCCCTCTCCCTGGGGTTCAGTAGAAGAAGTCCCCATGATGTCTCACTCCATGACAGCCAGACTGATCAAATCTACGCCCCCGAGTTGCAGCCACGAGGAGACGAAGGAACCGACTACGGCCTCGTAGTGAAAACCAAGAACCCATTCAATCCCCAGGTTCCGGTTCTGGTCATTGCTGGTAGCTTCGGCTACGGCAGTTGGGCTGCAGCAAGGCACCTCACGGAAGCAACCGACGAGTTCGCGCCATTGTATGCGTCATTCGAATGCCTCCTCGGCACCGAAGTGGTTGACCGAACCCCGCAGGCCATCAATATCCTGGCGCTGCGAAAACTCGACCAGGCGATGACAGATGATCCGCTTCGTGAAGATGCTCGATATTCTGATCGACGTCAGGCAGAGGTTTCACATTTCAGTCAGGCCCAGGGAGTAGCCCGCATACGAGCACTCATAGCTGGAGCTGGCCATGAGGAGAAGCCTCCTGGATCCTGA
- a CDS encoding tyrosine-type recombinase/integrase, which produces MDEYSRDVRSIRLPRWGHVAANPGVVPWLVFDEEGRSAEPVRRYLIDFVARYNRPGSVRSYAFDLLRWWRWLRVVNVPWNQATPAEGRDFALWLGATVKVPNAARTVSTATAGTINPITKKPYLDDRYKPRTIRHSNAVIRSFYTFWIETGEGPLINPVPLARSECRRPHAHHNPLDPYRGEGRLRYIPKIPRRRPRQMSDERWNELFAALRSNRDRALVALAISNGARASELLGMKGADVDWGDQLVRVVRKGAQTEQWLPASAEAFIWVRLYQWRKRYTVTAAATGRHRAMQAAVRRRTAHQLAMALSRMVHRV; this is translated from the coding sequence TTGGACGAGTACTCGCGTGATGTCCGATCGATTCGCCTGCCCCGATGGGGCCACGTCGCCGCAAACCCGGGCGTGGTGCCGTGGCTGGTCTTCGATGAGGAGGGGCGGTCTGCCGAGCCGGTACGCCGGTACCTGATCGATTTCGTCGCCCGGTACAACCGGCCCGGCAGCGTCCGCAGCTACGCATTCGACCTGCTGCGGTGGTGGCGGTGGCTCCGGGTGGTCAATGTTCCGTGGAACCAGGCCACCCCTGCCGAAGGTCGGGACTTCGCGTTGTGGCTGGGGGCGACGGTCAAAGTCCCCAACGCTGCGCGGACGGTGTCCACCGCGACAGCGGGCACCATCAACCCGATCACCAAGAAGCCCTACCTGGACGACCGCTACAAGCCCCGCACCATCCGGCACAGCAACGCGGTGATCCGCAGCTTCTACACCTTCTGGATCGAGACAGGCGAAGGCCCACTGATCAACCCGGTGCCGCTGGCGCGCTCCGAGTGCCGCCGTCCCCACGCCCACCACAACCCGCTCGATCCGTACCGGGGCGAGGGCCGACTCCGGTACATCCCGAAAATCCCACGCCGTCGGCCCCGGCAGATGTCGGACGAACGGTGGAACGAGTTGTTCGCCGCGCTGCGCTCCAACCGAGACCGGGCGCTCGTCGCGCTCGCCATCAGCAACGGCGCCCGCGCCTCGGAACTCCTGGGCATGAAGGGGGCCGACGTGGACTGGGGCGACCAGCTCGTGCGTGTAGTGCGCAAGGGCGCCCAGACCGAGCAGTGGCTGCCCGCGAGCGCGGAGGCGTTCATCTGGGTCCGGCTCTACCAATGGAGGAAGAGGTACACAGTGACAGCAGCTGCGACGGGCAGGCACAGGGCCATGCAAGCCGCGGTGAGACGGAGGACAGCACACCAGCTGGCCATGGCCTTGTCGAGGATGGTGCACAGGGTTTGA